The segment TTAACTTATAAAAGTATTTTAGAGAAATTTATTCTAAAATATAGAATCCTCCGATATGGAGGATTTTTTTATGATAACCAGCATAGTATTCCATTAATTTATTCATTATTGTATTTTAAAATCTTTCTTATAGCTTTATCAATATACCTTCTTACATCAGACTTCTTAATGTTTAGCTTTCTGGCTATTTCTGACATTGAAAGTGTCTTATAAAGCTTATTAAATTTACCATAATATTCAAAATCATGATTGATATAAAACCAGAATAAACATTCTCTTTCCAGATCTGATAGATTTATTTTTTTGCTATATAGCCAAAATTCTACTAATTCAACGATAGCAAATGCTTTAATTAAACTTTCCGGATATCCTTCTTTAATCAATGAATTAAAATCACGAACACGATTAATTTTACTTTTTATAGTTTCATATTTTACAGAATAAAAGGAATATTCAAACTTTATTTTTCCTTCATCAAAATATAAATGTACTACTTGAGAAAAAATATCTTGAATTGCCTTTCTGTATTTTTGAAGATAATATGCTACATCTTTTTTAGTGACAATGATTTCATTCATTCTATACACCAGCTTTTAATTCATCTAATGCACCTCTTAAAACTTTTTCTGCTAATTCCAGTCTTAAAGAAATTCCTTTTTTGGTAGGTTTCCATTCGCCGTCTAGATCTTGGTAAAATACTCTAATATGTAAAAGTTGTTTTCCTGCATATTCTTCTATAAAAATTCTTACCTTCTCTCTGGTATTCTTATCAAACTCCTTCATAATTCACCTCCTCAGTTGCAAAAAAATTAGCGATAAGAGCACGAAAAAATCTTTTTGAATATGATTTATTATAAATAAAAATTAAAATGCCTTAAAACTTCAAATTTTAGCGATGGGAATTATTTCAATCTTCAAAGTAACCTCTTTCTCTTAAAAGTTTTATAATAGCTTCTCGTATTATCTCTGAAACATTTCGTCCTTCCTCTTTGCTTAAATCATCTAGCATCTTTTTAATTTTAATTCCTACATTTATGTTCAATCTATATATAATAATCACCTCCTATGTGTATTATACCACTATATAATGTATATATACAAAATATTAATACAAAATATTGTTTATTATGGTATAATATATATGGTGCGTATTATACTACATAATATGAACCAACACACTATATCTCAATTAAGATAATCATTTCCGCTATTCCTGAAAAACACTTTTTTGACCTTTATTTTTTCTCTTTAAAAATTGTTACATTTATTACTTGATTTTATATGTAATTTAGAGTTATAATTTGAATAGAAATGAAAAATTATGAAAAGAAAACAGGAGGTGGCACTATGAAGATTGAACCGGATAAAATTATGCAAGAGTATTTTAATTACTTAAGACATTACCGAGGAGTAAGTGAGAAGACACTTAAAAGATATGAATCAACAATTCGAGATCTGTTAGAATATGGAATAACCAAAAAAGGAACTGATAGATTTCTAAAATCTTTAAAGAAATACAAAGAAAGTTCTATTCAAACTAAAATCGTTATAGCTAAATCTTTCGTAAAATATCTTTATGAGCATGGATATATTAAAGAAAATTATCTTGCTAATGCTAAAGCACCTAGATATCACAGCTTACCAAAATATTTAACCGATGAAGAATTCAAAGCTATTACTGATAAAATGAATGACTATTATAGAGCTTTGGCCATATTCTTAAGAAATACTGGTTTAAGAATTTCAGAATATCATAACCTGACAGAAAAAGATATTAGAATAACAGGAGAATATGCAGAACTTAGAATAAAAGGTAAAGGTAATAAAGAACGTGTCTTATTGATAGAAAGAAAACTTTTAGATCTTGCAAATAAATACAGGCTTTTTGAAAATAAGAAATCAATAAGAGCTATTCAGAAATACTTTAATAAGCATGGAATACATCCTCATCTTTTAAGACATACTTTCGCTGTTGAATTTCTAAATAGAGGCGGAGCTATTAATCAATTACAGGCTATACTTGGCCATTCCAATATAGCAATAACTGACATATACACAAAGGTTACTTCAAACAATGTAGTAATAAAAGCTTTTTAAGGAGGTTATATTATGGGTTTAGAAGATGAATTTTTAACTAAAAAGGAAGTAGCAAAATTACTAAAAGTTTCAGAAGTTACTATATATCGTTGGTCAAAACAAGGAATTTTAAAACCAATAAAAATAGGCAAGAAAGTATTGTTTAAAAGAGCTGATATCGAAAAGCTATTAAACGAAAGCTATAAAAGTACTGAATCAGAATAAGTATATCGGGGGTGGGCTAAATGAAAAGTTTTTACGGAATAGATTATGAAGAATTCAAAGAAAACATATACGCATTTTTGAAAAGTTATTTTGAAATAAAAAAGATAATATTTGATTTGAAACCACTAGAGAAAGAAAAAATCCAGGAATTACATACTTATAACAATTTTTTCTTAAATACAGCTTTAATTAATGTATATGAAAATATCCAAAATAAAGAATTTGTTTTTATAATACAACCAGATAATTATAATCAAACACATGCTATTGTTGCAAAAGATGAGTTATCTCGGGAACAGCTCCAAAAGATTTATGATTTATTATTTATCTTAACTCAAGCTAAAAAGGATTTTTCAAGTGTATATATCAAATACTTTTTGGAATACCTTTATTTTAACTTTGAAATTAAAACTTTTGAAGGAATAACTGAAAACATGCAAAAATTATTGGACTTTTTTTATGACAAAATGGAACATGTTTTTGATGATTATACTCTATAATTTTGCGTTTTAACGCTAAGAAAATTTTTCTGATAGTAATTATATTATTAATACAAATAACTCTTCTCATATCGCGAAATTTTAGCAAATATAACCATAAAATCATTAGGGGGTGGGCTTATGGTATTTGAAATCATCTTTCGTGTGGATCCTAAAAAATATGGATTAAAGAAAACAGATCTTATTAATGGTCACGAACGAAAAGAAAAGTATTTTAATTCTTTGACCAAAGTAGTTGATGAAATCCTGGATTATTCCTATTACTATTCAAAAGACAAAGAGTATGAAGAAATTTTTATTGAAGGGAGGTTGCAACATGCCAGAAGTATAAAGCTTGATAAAGTTAGAAGTGTCCTTTATCGTCAATTTTTTAACGACGGAATCATCGGTTTTAATCAAAGCGGTGAAATTGAAGATGTATATCTTGAGAAGGTATTATTTGAAGAATAAAACGAGTTTTCAGAGTCCATAAAAAAAGGAGGAGATCTTATGATGAAAATTGAAAATCAGGAAAATGATTTATTCAGAATCACAAATGAGCTGGAAAACAATTTAATTCAGCTTGAAGTAATTAGAGACCTTTTGGCCAATTTATTTGATGTCGTAGATCCAGTAGCTATAAAAAAAGAAAGTGATGCTTTAGCTTTATATTCAGCACTTCAAAAATTAAAATATACGCATAATCTCTTATTCATACTGCTTGAAAATCTTGATGTATATATTCAAAGAAGCTATGAACAACTAAGAAAAGGGACACTTCCACACAGGAAAGCATCCCTCTAAAAAAAACACCAATTGATATGCTAATTATAGCATAAATTCCTAGATCTGCAAAATCAGCAGGTCTAGGATTATAAAAGAATCGAATTAATTTATGGAGGTGTATTTATGGATAATAAAGAAATTTTATTAAAAATAAATGATTGGGCTGAACAAATGGATTTAAAACCAAAACTTAAAAGTTGGAAAAATAATATCATATTTCGATGTCCTTTTCCGGATCATGATGATAAAAATCCAAGTTTCAATATATTTGAAAACCAAAATGGATACCTTGTATATAAATGCTTCGGCTGTGGAAAAAGTGGCTCTCTAATTGATTTTATAGAACAATTTAACCTTTACGACCATATAAATTTAAAAAAGCATAAAAAAGAATATTCTAAAAAATTTTATGATTACTTAAAAGCAAGATTGAAATTTGAAGATTTGTCAGATTTGAAATTCTTCATACGAAAATTCGGAATATATGAAAATAACGGAATAGCTGTAAATATAAAAGAATTTAATGATGGTTTATTCAAAAATACAAATGAATACATAAAAAGAAACTATTATGATAAAGGTCAAAGATATTATATTAGTAAAGGAGCACATAAACAACTGTTATTTTTTGAAGAAGTTTTAAAATTCTTCAATCCTGAAGATTCTAAATTTTCTCCATATGCTATTTTAACAGAAGGTATGTTTGATGCTTTAAGTCTTTGGCGTATAGATTTACCCGCAATTAGCATATTAGGATCAGGAAATGAAAAGAAATATCTAGAAGATCTAAAAAAAGCCGGCATTTCAATTTTATTCTTGATGTTTGATAATGATAAATCTGGAAGAGAAAAAACAAAAAAGTTTTTAGAATTAGGCCTAAAAAATTATGACTTTAAAATATATGTTTTAGATATCCCAGAAGAATTTAAAGATGTTAATGAATGGTTTATGAATAGCGATATTGAAGATTTTTTTAATGGAATTAGAGAACAAACTCAAATGTTAGCAGAAAGAAACGGATTTTTAGTTTTAAGTGAAATATCCTTTGGTGATTATCTAAGAGCTGAAAACTTCAATAAAAGAATAGTTGGCTTAAATAATTTAGTAATGCTTTATGATTCATTAAAAAATCCTGATTTTATATCAGAAGATGAATTAAACAAAACTTTAGCATATTTTGGAATAGAAAAATCAAAATGGTTAGAAAAATTCCATGAAATCAAAAAACTAAAACAAGAACAAAAAACTAAAAATAAATTAAAAGATTTTCTTAATAATATTCATAACTCAATTGAATTTGAAGATACTGAAAAAATCGTTAATGACATTTTCAGTTATGCTTTAACACTAAAAAAAGAAATTACTCCAAAGCAAATAAATCAAAAAGAAAAGTTTTTAAACGCACTAGAACAGGCACAAAATAGAACTGGATTATTAGGATATACCAGTGAAAAATTTAGTCAAATTGTTTATTATATGGACGGAGTTCAACCAGGATTTTATATAATAGCCGGACATCCAAATGTAGGAAAAACAGCTTTTACTATAAATTTATTCTTAGATCTATTGAAGGTAAATGAAGAACTTACAGGTGTTTATTATTCACTTGATGATAGTGACCTTCTTATATTTAATCGAATGCTGGCAACTTTATCAAATTTAGCTATAAATGAAATTCAAAAAAAGATCGAAGATGAAGAAAAACTGTTAAGATTTAATCAAGCAAAGGAGTTATTTTTTAAGTGGTATGATAAAAAGCTATTTATAAGAGATATTTCTGTAATTCCAGATTTTCCAACCTTACAAAGTGATATAGAAGCATTATATTCAAAATCAAATGGCCATTTGCTAGTAATGATTGATGGTCTTCATAATCTTGAAATATCCGATAAAATCGGCAGCTTAAGAGAAGCTAATATTATAAGAGCTAACAAAATAAAAGAAATTGTGGATATTTATAATATACCAGTATTTACCACAACTGAACTTAGAAAGCCCGAAAACTCTAATAGAAAAGATGTAACTATGTTTGATATAAACGAAACTGGTAAATATGCTTACAATGCAAATTTAATCCTTGGTATTACAGAAGCAAGTAGCGATAAAGCAAAAAATCCTTATGAAACATCAACAAAAAATGATGAAAATAGAATAATAGACGTAAAAATCAAATTCTTAAAAAATAAATTATCTTGGTTTAAAGGTGATGTGGACTTAAAATTTGAAACAAAGAAAAACAGATTTTATATGATAGATAATCAAGATAAGTAGGTGATATCTATGAGCTTAGAAATTCAAGTATTTGAAACTGAAAGAATGGCATTCTTTATAATGAATTATAGCGAAAAACTAATATATGAATTTTTGCAAAAGGCTAATGAATTTAAAATAGTGCCAGAAATGTTTTTTCCTTTTAACATTTATGATTTTGATGGCAATATTAATAACTTAGTTAAAGATTTTTTCCCAGAAAGATCTGAAAATCGATATCATAATAAGTTTCTATTTATGGTCGACAAACACCAAATTGAAATAACAAAAATAGAAAATATTTCACACGATGAACAAATAGCCAAAGGAAAAATTTCTTTAAAAAAATATAATGAGCTTTTAAAACATTATAAAAAGAATATTATTCTTGAAGAGAATATTAGCAAAAAATTACTTGAAATGTTAGAAGAAAATATAAAAACAATAAAAGAATTCGAAAAAAGAAAATTCAAATATGCATTAAAAAAACAAAATCTTACTAAAGAAGATTTAATTACTGCTGAAAGAAAATTTGAATCCTTTTTTAATTACAAAAACATTGATGAATTTATAAAAAATTTTCCAGATTCAAGTTTATGGTTATTTTTAAAATATTATACCAATACATATAAAGAATCCTACGTCAAAACTCCAGTTCATTTCGAAAATCTTTATACAGCATTACCTTTTGAAAAAGAAGGACAAATTCAAATATTAGATTCTAAAACACAAGAACCTATTTTATTAAATTTATCTTTTCCAGAACAAAAAGCTATCTTTGCTCTTCAAAAAATTCTAAAAAAAAGAAGTTATAATGGCGATAAAAAAGAACCTGTAAAATACACGCTTGAGGATCCAACTCTAGAAATAATAAATAATAATTTATACTCAGCACAATTAAGGATAAATTTGAATGAATATTATGAAGCTTACGGTTTAAATAAAAATAAAAAAAGCGGTGGCAAATTATATAAAGAAGCTAAAGAAGCTTTGAATTCATTATTAGCAAAGGAATTTGACTTTAAATTAACGTTTAAAGCATATGATAAGAAATCAAAAAAAACTGTTAAAGTGCAAGAGGTCGTAAGAAATATGAAATTAATGTATTTAATAGAGTCAGAAATATCTATTTTTGAAGGCAATAAAAGAACAAGTACAAGAAAAAACTTTTATATTAAGCTAAGTGATATTTTTACAAGAGATATTATCAAATATTCTCTTCATCTCCCAGAAGATGTTTTTGAAATTATATCAAAAAACTTTACACGTGATGCTGAAAGTGCAATGAATATACTCAGATATTTTTATTTGAAGGCTTTCAAACTTTCTTATCATGATAAAACTGGCGAAAAAACGTTGATAATTAAAGAAGATCTTGAACGCTTTGCCATAAGAGCAAAATTAGAGAAATATATTAAAGAAAGAAAAATTTCCAATTTAAAAAGAAGTTTAAGAACGAAATTGGAGAAATTTAAGCGGCTTGGTTTTATAAATAATTATAGAATTTCAAATGATGAAGTTTATATTGAACTAAATAAAAAAAGGTTTTTGTCTTAAAATATGGCGGCATTTTTTGCCGCCATTTATAGTAATATTATAATCTTATAATATTATAAGAGAAAATGCGGGGTCTGAAAATACGTTAAATACTAAATTAGAGAAAACGGCGTGCGCATTTAGGTACGAAATATGCGCATTTAGGTACGAAATATGCGCATTTAGGTACGAAATATGCGCATTTAGGTACGAAAAAATACAAAGAATTCAAAGACAGAGTGAATATAGAACTAACTCTGAACTCAATTATTTAAGTTTAGTCTCTCTAAAATATTAACCTCCGAAAAAGGTTTATATCAAAGAATAAAAAAAGGATATGTAATAAATATCAGATCTGAAATATCTTAACTTTTCTCAACCATTTTAAGCATAGTATGCTGAAGTGCCGAACACATTGTCAACTATGACATAGCGAAATGATTTCGTCAGGTGGAAATAATATGATTTTGGAAACAGAAAAGAGAGGGCAAAAAATCCAAACTAAGAAGTTATAATTTCTTACTTAATTGAAGCTTTAAGTTCTTTTTCTACTTGACTTATTATGATTAATTTTAAAATAAATATAAAAAGTGCTATAATTATAATAACTGGTAGCAAGATGATTTCGAAGATGTGATCATAGATTTTATTAATCAAAAAGACCAAAAGTACTTTTAGAGCCTGGAATATAGGCTCTAATTTCTTTTTAATGGGCATGATATCACGCTCCTTTTTTATTAAATTTTTGCCCTCTCAATGGAATATAGCTTTTTTTGAAGGTATTAATAGGTAAGGATATATTGTGTTGGTTGTAATGAAGTAATATACAGATTTAGACTTCAGAAAAAAAGAGAAGTTCTAATATATCTTTCTACGTAAATGTTAGTAATCCTAAAATTTTACATACTAAAAAGTTAAGAAGGCTAATCCGTCGTTTCAACGGGAGAGCTTTATTAAAATTTGGGCCACTCCAGGAAGGAGTCTTCAAATCGAAGATACCTTATTTAAAGCAAATACTAAAATTTTAGTAAGCGTGGCTCCTTTGCTTTAAAACAACTGCACCGCCCGTAAAAGGCAGTGCAATAAGAAATAAAAAAAGAAGTGTTGAATTCACTTCCTTTTCTTATTTTTTTGTATTATTATCAATTTTTGAATATGATAGATGTTTTGAATTATTGAAATGACATCTATAATATTAAAATCGATATACAATATTACATAAATTTTGTATAGTATTATTAAAATCCGAATAATTATTTCAAATGAAATAATGTGGTTGTGTTTAAGATATTTTAATGCAAACAAAAGTAATTCAATAATAAAGTAATAAATAATAGTCATTTTATGTCCTCCTTTATAAAAAAGTTTTTGGAGGCAATAGCCTCCAATATTTTTTTTATTTTTTTTGATAATATTTCATTTTATGAAACATCTGTTATAGATTTATGGATCCACGAAATCGCCTCCTTTCATTTAATTTAATCCACTATTCATTTTGAACACCTTTTAATTGGTTTAATATTGTGAAATAAGCTAATAATGAAGATTATAGAAGTTCAAACATCAAAGAAAAATAATCAAAACCTACATGATGTCGGATTTTTGATATATTCCAGACATTTAATTTAAAAATTAAGAGAGAGAATAACAATTTAAATGCTTTTTTTATCGGAAAGTGTGATATAATGAAGATTAGAGAAATTGAAGAAAGGGGTATTGTATGAATCAAAAGAAGAAATTAACTATAGATGATGTGAAAAAATATATTGAACAGGTAAGCAATTATGCTAAGAAAGTAATTTCTAAAGATAATATGGAAAAGATATATTATTCATTTAAGGGGTTTAAGATCTTTTTGGATAAGAAGTTATATGAAGATAATTTTGATTATAGTAAGATGCCAAGGTTTAAAAGAGGAGATATAATATATGTTGATCTTGGTCAAACGATTGGTTCTGAATTGTATAAAATAAGACCTGTTGTGGTTATAGAAAACGATAATAAAAAAAGTGAAAGAACTATAATAATAGCTCCGATAAAAACATCAAATAAAAAAGGATTAAAGACGAATGTTGATGGATTAGTTAAAATAGGAGATCTTTCAGAATTGGATGATGAAAGTTATGTTGACTTAAAGCAAATAAGGACGATAAGTAAAATGAGGATAAAAAGATTGGAAGAAATTAAGTATTTGAGAGAGCAAGGCTATAAAGGCTATAAATTAACTAAATTAAAAAATGAACAGCTTGATGAAATAGATATGCAAATAATCAAAATATTTTTAAAAAAAGGGAAAATACCAGAAGTAGATATCGAAGAATGAAAAATGAGGATTTAAAAGAAATAAGAAGTAATTTTATTCTAATTTATGATAAATGGTTATAATTGACTTTAAACACAGTTAACAAAGATATTGTTTTGTGTTATATTTATAATGTAGGTATAAACTACACTGTGCCCTTAGCGGTCTTAAACTGAATGAAATTGCCCTTAGCGGCCCAAGGCGTTTGGATTAATAGTCCAGACGCCTTTTTTTTATTTTTACAACTTTGTTTCTGACCTAAGCGACATCGTGTCGTTTTGATTTTTAACTTTTTTGTAATAAGGTAAGTATATTTTATTATTGCAGTTTTATAAAAATGCTAATGGCAGATTCTGCCGTTAGCTCTTCATGTTTTTGTAATTTGCTTAAAAGTTGCATGATTACTTGGTAAAGATGGCCTAACTATTATTCAATTCATTGATGCTTTTAGTAGAAGTCAAAAAAAAATAATGTTATTAATGAGATCTGGCTTCTGATGTTTTTTTTGTTTCGGTTTTGTGAAGTTACAAACGAAATGGTTTCGTTTGTGTCTTCATGATTTTGTAATCTATAATTGATGGCGCTTGGCGCCGTTTGATTATTAAACTTTTTGTAATTTATAATTCCAGATCTTAAAATGAATAAATCTTTTGTTTTAATGATTATATCAATATTTCAGTTTTATATTCTAATTAAAGGCATAACTAAATCTCTTGACTTTTCTTGATTCAAAAGAATATAATTTTCTTTCCTTTTTATCATTAAGGAAGTAACGGTATGTTACTCCCTTTCAGTAGGAGAATTTAGTTCATAAATTCATTAAAGAATTTTGTGAAAGTGTTAATTTTCATATATAGTTACTAACAAACACGGAAATTTTAGGCTGACATTCCAATAAGGTTACATAAGTTCAAAATAGCTATATTTCAATAATTTGTCTGATGGTTGTATATATATAATGCTTAAATGTTTCAGCTTTTCTCAGATTGAAGTTGTTAATTTATTTATGACAGGATGAAATATCCTAGCATATGAAATCAGCTTTTTTTATAGCGTGGAAAACGTTTATGATTTATAAGGTTATAAATTATGCTCGGAATAATATTCCGGTCATATGTTTTTTTCTCATGCCGCATGAAATTTTTTATTCGAGATTTAAAAAGGATATAATAATACACTATTATTTATGAAGATAATTAGAAATAGGCAAGTTATCATCAGTTTCATGTGTTAATTTATTAGTAGGAGGTGGGAATATGACAGGCTAAAGAAGTTTAGTTATGTTACAAAAAACAAGAAGAAAAATATAATTAATAGTGTAGAAAAAAAATAAAAAAAGGAGTTGATGTTACGATGAAAAAAGACTTATAGAATTTGATATTTGGGGTTAAAAGAGGTCTTTATTTATTGATAGGACTTATTATTATTTTAATTGTAGTATAGTTTTGTTTGGGTGAAAAAGAGTCCATTGAGAATTTAAAAGAAGTATTGAAAATTTTATTGAAAATTGTGAGAGATTTGAATTTGTTAGAAGAAGTTTATAAAGAAATTTTTATGAACGGAGATGAAGAAAAGGAAGAGGCGTTCCCCTCCTCTTCCTTTCTAGCTGCTATAATATTTCAAATATATGAAATGCTAAGCGACATTATGTCGTTTTGCTATTAATATAGCTGTAAAGAAATAAACTGGATTATAGAATGAACCAGTTATTAAACCAGTTATAGAAACGTCTAAAATCCTTTTATAATCAATATTTGATGAGTATAAAATAAGACGATTTAAGGCTATAAAAAAATATTTTATGATTAATTAGCCATAGCTGTAAAATAAAGCACCTTATAAAGCCTATATCATTTTACAATTATATTAAGAGAATGGTTAAAAGTTGCATAACTAAATGATTATAGAAATTGATGTAATATAAAGTGTGATACAGTATATGATACATGTTGATATACAAAGTATGATACAGTTGTATATCATGAAGTAAGATTTCCTTTTTTTAAGTGTGCGTATGTGTGTATTTTATATAAATTTTTAGATCTGTATACTCGACTGTTTAAATTTAGTCAACAGCTATAAAATCCTTTTTATAAAATAGTTTTATGGTTTTATGATATACAAGATATGATACAATGTATGATACAGAATATAATACAAGATGTGATATAGGTGTATTACTGATATACAGTGTGATATATATTTGTATTACATGAATATGTATAATAGTGATTATAAAATGATTTGGGGGCGGTCTCAGGTGGGCGTAAAAGAAGTTGAATTATTAAAGGATGAAATTCGCCAATATTTACTCTCTGGATATTCCA is part of the Marinitoga piezophila KA3 genome and harbors:
- a CDS encoding helix-turn-helix transcriptional regulator, whose amino-acid sequence is MNEIIVTKKDVAYYLQKYRKAIQDIFSQVVHLYFDEGKIKFEYSFYSVKYETIKSKINRVRDFNSLIKEGYPESLIKAFAIVELVEFWLYSKKINLSDLERECLFWFYINHDFEYYGKFNKLYKTLSMSEIARKLNIKKSDVRRYIDKAIRKILKYNNE
- a CDS encoding transcriptional coactivator p15/PC4 family protein, whose protein sequence is MKEFDKNTREKVRIFIEEYAGKQLLHIRVFYQDLDGEWKPTKKGISLRLELAEKVLRGALDELKAGV
- a CDS encoding ribbon-helix-helix protein, CopG family, translated to MIIIYRLNINVGIKIKKMLDDLSKEEGRNVSEIIREAIIKLLRERGYFED
- a CDS encoding tyrosine-type recombinase/integrase is translated as MKIEPDKIMQEYFNYLRHYRGVSEKTLKRYESTIRDLLEYGITKKGTDRFLKSLKKYKESSIQTKIVIAKSFVKYLYEHGYIKENYLANAKAPRYHSLPKYLTDEEFKAITDKMNDYYRALAIFLRNTGLRISEYHNLTEKDIRITGEYAELRIKGKGNKERVLLIERKLLDLANKYRLFENKKSIRAIQKYFNKHGIHPHLLRHTFAVEFLNRGGAINQLQAILGHSNIAITDIYTKVTSNNVVIKAF
- a CDS encoding helix-turn-helix domain-containing protein; its protein translation is MGLEDEFLTKKEVAKLLKVSEVTIYRWSKQGILKPIKIGKKVLFKRADIEKLLNESYKSTESE
- a CDS encoding DnaB-like helicase C-terminal domain-containing protein; its protein translation is MDNKEILLKINDWAEQMDLKPKLKSWKNNIIFRCPFPDHDDKNPSFNIFENQNGYLVYKCFGCGKSGSLIDFIEQFNLYDHINLKKHKKEYSKKFYDYLKARLKFEDLSDLKFFIRKFGIYENNGIAVNIKEFNDGLFKNTNEYIKRNYYDKGQRYYISKGAHKQLLFFEEVLKFFNPEDSKFSPYAILTEGMFDALSLWRIDLPAISILGSGNEKKYLEDLKKAGISILFLMFDNDKSGREKTKKFLELGLKNYDFKIYVLDIPEEFKDVNEWFMNSDIEDFFNGIREQTQMLAERNGFLVLSEISFGDYLRAENFNKRIVGLNNLVMLYDSLKNPDFISEDELNKTLAYFGIEKSKWLEKFHEIKKLKQEQKTKNKLKDFLNNIHNSIEFEDTEKIVNDIFSYALTLKKEITPKQINQKEKFLNALEQAQNRTGLLGYTSEKFSQIVYYMDGVQPGFYIIAGHPNVGKTAFTINLFLDLLKVNEELTGVYYSLDDSDLLIFNRMLATLSNLAINEIQKKIEDEEKLLRFNQAKELFFKWYDKKLFIRDISVIPDFPTLQSDIEALYSKSNGHLLVMIDGLHNLEISDKIGSLREANIIRANKIKEIVDIYNIPVFTTTELRKPENSNRKDVTMFDINETGKYAYNANLILGITEASSDKAKNPYETSTKNDENRIIDVKIKFLKNKLSWFKGDVDLKFETKKNRFYMIDNQDK
- a CDS encoding type II toxin-antitoxin system PemK/MazF family toxin, which encodes MNQKKKLTIDDVKKYIEQVSNYAKKVISKDNMEKIYYSFKGFKIFLDKKLYEDNFDYSKMPRFKRGDIIYVDLGQTIGSELYKIRPVVVIENDNKKSERTIIIAPIKTSNKKGLKTNVDGLVKIGDLSELDDESYVDLKQIRTISKMRIKRLEEIKYLREQGYKGYKLTKLKNEQLDEIDMQIIKIFLKKGKIPEVDIEE